In Ananas comosus cultivar F153 linkage group 14, ASM154086v1, whole genome shotgun sequence, the genomic stretch ATCAAACCTGGGATTTCTCATGTGTCTTGCTGCAAGCAGGAAAGTTCGTATGTTTTCTTTCATTTCGTATAATAGTTCAGGGAATTTCACTTGATTAGTTCGTCTCACAGTTGATTTAATTGCGTGGAAGAATCTAAGTTGTTGAACCTAtaattttgaaatcataatatttaattaatggtACATACATATTTAATGGTGCATATTGTTGATTCAAAATATCTTTAGTTGGTACATCACCTGTAAATCATATGTACGTATACTTTCCCACCGCAAACAAAGATCACTTCCTCACAATACACACGGACAGGTCGGTAGTACTAGTACATGAACCCTCCTTAGTCCTTACTCGCCTAATCGAACGCGACGGTATCACACATGGCCTTCGCCGCCGCGCTCCTCCTCGCGCGAGGCgccccgctcctcctcctccgctggaGCGCGCGCGCCCCCCGCGCTGGCGCCGGGGCCGCCGCGCTCGGGGCGGCGCGCCGTCACCTCTCGGCGCTCTCCACCGCCGACGACCTCCCTCcgccagcgccgccgccgcacgtCGACGGCGGGGTCGGCGCTCCGCTCGGGGCCAAGGGCCCCGCTCCCCCCTCCCTCTCCAAGGCCTGGGCCGACGAGCCCGGGTTTCGCCGGTGGAAGGATAAGGAAGCCGAGATCCTTAGCGACATCGGGCCCATCATCGCCCTCACCAAGAATATACTCCACTCCAACAGGTACCGGAGAGCTCGAATTAGAATTATGGTGGTAGGTCATCGGGTAATCCTTTTTTGAGAAAGCGGATTCCTCAAACAGTGGTTTCTAATGGCGTTTCCTGGACTCAAATGTCCTGATAAATTGATTGGAGAATCGATCTCCCTTTTTCTGCAATCTTTCGTGGCAATTGAGATTACTCACGCTATATGATATGTATGTCGATTGCATTCTTTTTCGGCGAAGCCAACAGTAGAAAAAGTGCTTTTTTTCTCTGTACAAATGAAGCTTTTTCTACACTTGTTGGTTTGCACCACTAATCATCTACTACTTTGGCATGTTATGGGAAGCTTTATGCTACAGAACATGGAAGTGAAGCACTAGAGAGCTCCACGAACTTTGTGTGTTACAAAAATGAAAATGCTTAAGATAAGAAGGCAACTTAAACTCTAAATGCGGAAGCCATGAAAAGGGCACGGAAGCTAAAGACGACTTGAGTTGAATTTAGCGAATTGGAAAATATATGTAAGTTTTGCAGCTTGTGCTCAAGCAGCTCATTAACCGAAAGCTTTTAGGGAGCAAAGTGATAACTTCGACCTGGGGAGTCCCATTCTTCTAGGAATcacgaaaaatgaaaaatcagtGATAGGCGGTCGCACTATGTGAATGTACTCAACCAAGTTACGTATTTCATAGTGCGAGAAGCATAAGACTTAGGTGTGATACCtgtaaatttttacaaaaacagATGTCATGAGATGACGAGAAAAACTAAAGTATCACTGCCTGATGATTCAGTGCAATGATGCTTCAGTTTGATTGTTGGTAAACGTCGAGGATTTTCTGAAGACTGAGCAAAGATGAGGAAATTGGTTGTAAATTTTCCATTTTCCCTTGGAGTTGGATCATCTGGAAACCAAGCAAGTAAAACTTGCTTATAGGTTGCTTACGAATTGAAGCAAAAGATTTTTCAAGGCGGTGTATGCGGAGGCCAGGAAGATCTGCAGTGTTACTACTCGTCGAGTCGCAATTTTCACAATGTTGTATGGTCTGCCACAGTTTATTCTACCCTTTTAACTGACTCATTTTGCAGCAGATACAGGGATGGTGAACATCTAAGTGCAGAGGACCAGAAGGCTGTTGTAGAAAAGCTTCTCGCCTATCATCCACATTCAGAGGATAAGATTGGTTGTGGCCTCAACTCCGTAATGGTAAGTCCCCAATTCATGATCTTGCATATTTTCTCTTGAATATTAGCTGTACAATCTTATAACATTTTACCTGtattttagttgttttatattcacacaattttgtttatttgcacAGATTCGTATGAATAAATGTAGTTCGTAATCAATATCACGTTGTGTGCCTTAATTAAACTGGTAAAATATTTGAGCGAAAATGAAGGCAACTTCAGGGCCCATTTAATTGAGCTGCAGTGTGACATTGTTAGATGACATTCAGTTGCTCGTTCTTTTTTGTGCCTGCCTTATTTCTCTTTcccttgttttttttattttttctgcatTATCAGCATCTCATGCAGGGATTTTCAATCCATTGGTTATGGATGAAAATACCACAAAATTTAGAAAGATTTAAGCTGTGGActgttaaatattaatatacatGTACGATTTTTTTAAAGCTTGTGCATCTTCCTTGCCTTTTGGCATGATTGACTACTTTAAGTTAGTGTTTGCCAATTTTGTTAAAAAGGTTTTACCAAAAATCCTTTTAAATTGAACATGAACTTTCACATAACTTgtcttctttgtttcttttctttttttttttctgtatttagGTCGACAGACATCCACAATTCAGATATTCAAGGTGCCTCTTTGTTGTACGAAATGACGGTGGCTGGATCGATTTCTCATACCAGAAATGTCTTCGAGCATACATCCGAGAGAAGTATCCATCTCACGCAGAGAGGTTTATCCGAGAACATTTCAAACGGAACTGAAGGTGAGGTGAAACCTGTCTTAGGGGTTCTTGTGATGGCTAGCATAGTAATTTGCTGATCTTTTAGCTCACCATCTTCAATCATTCCCAGGCCGTTGAAATTTAGAGTTTGGATGTATGAACTAGGCTCCAAGGAAGCACAATTTTATGAACTGGATAGTGCAAAAATTTATCAGATTAGTTATCTGTTTTGCCTCTAAACTATTTCTCTATATCAGATTCACCGAATGCGGAATTATTTGCTGTATCCTGTGACTTTTGTTAAAACTCGGCGAAAAGCTTATGCAAATTTGGTTCTTCGTACTCTGTATTACACCTCTGGACTCTTTTTGTTGTGTATTTGAAAGCgagaaaaaaagtttaaaaaaataaaaaagacagAGAATCACCCTTGACTTTTGTGGAAGCTTTTACGTTTGTCCCAATCTTTTTATTGTGGGGATGAAATCGTATTTTGTTCTTATATCCTGTTTACCCTTGATTGatgatattataataataatgtgtGAAAGTAATtcaggctaaattacacttttagtcctcaaaccACAAGGcgtgtaaaattttaatttattataatttttaacataagtttttaaattaagttttataatttaatttatagtttattaAATGCTGATATATAACCGATGTGTAGGTAATATTATATTTGGAGTACAGCAACTTATAGattcctttatactcataaattttcaaacataaaatttcgGCCTTTGAACGAAAAATGTGATGTTAGGATGATTAGTGATTTTCGGTTACGGTGATAATGGtcttttagggttgagtggatgattgttgaatagtataatttaacggatggaATTGAttaaagagataaatttaaccgttaaaaatttatgaataaaaaaggatatataatgataagagtataatagttagactcatttctattttttgtattattattggATTATCAGTAACAGTATCATTATATATTTAGTTGGAGGACCAATCGTGTAATTTTGCCCTGCTGACTTCTTCAGCTCTCTGCTGCCGCACCCCGGACGATATTCTTTCTCCCTCCCCAACCCGACgtccctccttcttcttcttcttcttcttcttcttcttctgtatctCTCTCTGCTCTTCATGACCGCATGAGATGGGCCAGAGCCCACCCCCACTCTCTTCTCCGGAGATCCAACCCCCATCATCTGCATCTCCTCCTCCACCCCATCGCCACCATCTCCCTCTCCGCCGAGCTCTCCCTGACCGAGTCCCTCGTCTCCCTACTCCACTCCCTCGTCCGCAGCGGCGTCGTCTTGCTCGCCATGGCCGTCTACAACCGCATGATCAAGTCCGACTGCCGCCCCAATCGCGCCACCTACAACATCCCAAGGCCGTCGAGGCCTTCGCCCGCATGCCCGACTTCGGCGCCCGCCCCAACACCTTCGTCTTCAACACCCTCCTCCGGGCCCTCGTCCGCAGCGGCGTCGTCTTGCTCGCCATGGCCGTCTACAACCGCATGATCAAGTCCGACTGCCGCCCCAATCGCGCCACCTACAACATCCTCATGGACGGCCTCTGCAAGGCCGGCATGGCCGACGACGCCCTcgccctgttcgacgaaatgctcGGCCGAGGCATCCCCCCCAACACCGCCATCTACACCGTGTTCCTCTCGTCCCTCTGCAAGGCCGGTAAGCTCGACGAGGCGAGCGGCCTCTTGCACTCCATGAGGCGCAAGGGGTGCGGCCCCGACGCCATCACGTACAACGCGTTGCTGAGCGGGTTCTGCAAGCTGGGCCGCATCGACGAGGCTTTCCAGCATTTGGAGTCGTTCCGGGAGGAGGGCGGTTTCGTTCTCGGATTGAGCGGGTACAGCTGTTTGATCGACGGCCTGTTCAGGGCGGGGCAGTTCGACGAGGCGTGTCGGCATTACAGGGAGATGCTGGAGAGGAATGTGGCGCCGGACGTCGTCCTCTATACGATAATGATCAGAGGGCACGCCGAGGCCGGTAGAATCGAGGATGCTTTCGCGTTCTTGGGCGAGATGTCTAATCGCGGTCTAGTCCCCGACACATTCTGCTATAACACTCTCATTAAGGGCCTCTGCGACGCGGGTTATCTTGATCGGGCGCGTTCTCTCAGGTTGGAGATCTCGCAGAACGACAGGTTCCCCGACTCGGCCACGTACACTATCATGATTTGCGGGCTGTGCAAGGAAGGTCTTGTTCACGAGGCGCAGCAAATCTTCGATGAGATGGGGAAGCTAGGGTGCTATCCGACGGTCATGACGTTTAATGCGCTCATTAACGGTTTTTGCAAGGCTGGGAAGCTAGAAGAAGCCCGCATCCTGTTCTATAAGATGGAGATGGGACGAAACCCTTCTCTGTTCCTTAGGCTCTCCCACGGGGCCAACCAGGTCCGCGATAGCGAGAGCCTTCGTCGGCTGGTCGAGGAGATGTGTCAGTCGGGGCTTGTTCTGAAAGCGTATAAGCTTCTCCGAGGTATAATAGACAGCGGAGTTGTGCCCGACGTTGTCACGTATAACATACTGATCAATGGCTTATGTAAAGTGGGGAATCCGGATGGGGCGCTGAAGCTCTTCAAAGAGCTTCAAATGAAGGGGCATTCCCCTGACGCAGTCACTTACGGGACGTTAATCGATGGGCTCATGAAGGCTCACCGAGAAGACGATGCTTTCATGGTGTTTCAGCATATATTGCGGGGTGGGTCCACCCCTAGCTTGTCGATCTACAGCACCCTCATGAGAACTTTGTGTAGGAAGAAGAGAATATCGCAAGCAGTGAACCTCTGGTTGAACTACTTGTCTCAACAGTGCCAAAATCCTCAAGAAGCTGGAGTAGTTGCAGCGGTGAGGAAACATTTTGAGGACGGTGAGTTAGAAGAAGTAATAAGAGGCTTAATTGATATGGATCGGAAACACGGTTCCGTTCGTCCATTTCCGTACACAATTTGGCTTATTGGGTTTTGTCAGGCGAGAAAAGTCGAGGACGCTCTTAGGATTTTTAACATTCTGAGAGAGCTCGACATTGACGTTACTCCGCCAAGCTGCGTCCTTCTTATTAATTGCTTATGCAGGACTAGGGATCTATCCTCGGCATTGGATGTTATGCTCTATGCATTGAGAAAAGGTTTCAATTTTATGCAACCAGTTGGCAATCGCCTACTTAAGAGACTTTGTGTTGATAACAGGAAGCAGGCTGCCAAAGCCCTCGCATGGCGAATGCATCTTGCTGGATACGATATGGACGCATATCTGCGGGATACTACTAAAGTCCTATTATACAATCATTAGAAGTCTCTCTTGTATTTTACTTACGACTTCACCGTTTCTTTCAAGACTGATTGTAGGATTTTCGTATAATTGGAAGAAGTTGCTTGGGTAAATTACCCATTTTCAAAATGAAGCAGCTGCAGAGGGGGTACCAAACTTTGTATGGTTGGGTGTTTTTTTGACCCCTACAGTAGTTTGTAACATCAATAATAAGGTAAGGTAGTTgatgaggatttttttttttctttctaatttatttCCTTATATTATGCTCTCTCATAAGTTTCTGATTGCTCTTCTTCACGCagtttaatattattttgaagttGATATCTCCGTAATCACAAATTAGCAACCTTAGTAAACCTTTGAAAGTGTATATAACCACTAACTCGAATTGCAGTTATTCTGAATTCATCAGTCATTTTTGACTCTAGAATTTCCCCCTTCTAAGCATTTCAAGAATGAGAGCATTCTCAGCCTCATAACCCTAATTCTCAAGTTTCAACATTTACTACTGTAATTCTTGTTCTTGTTTCTGTTCTTAGTCTCTATGTTAGTTTTAACTCTAGAATTTCCCCCTTCTAAGCATTTCAAAGAATGAGAGCATTCTCAGCCTCATAACCCTAATTCTAAGTTTCAATATTTACTAGTGTAATTCTTGTTCTTGTTTCTGTTCTTAGTATCTATGTTAGTTAATGCTGAACTCTGTTCCTTCCGAGATCAGTATACATTGCATTGCAGTTTGCAATTTCTTCAGGAGATTAATGCAGGGAAGGTCGATTTGCGATCCTCAGAGAAGCCGACGCAATTGTTGATACGTTTAGCGTAGCGAGCATCCGAAAGCTATACCTGATTCGAGGTAATCTTTTCGAGTATCTGTCTTTGGGTTTTCCACTTTCCAGAGAAGCTGCATACATTCTATCTGGTCTCTGAAGTTCTCCAGCAAGTTACATATTCTTTGTTTAGAGGTGCAAAAGTCTAATGTTCTTCTGCATCCAAGTTAGAGTACTTACTCCTCTGAAAAACAAAATTCAGAGTAATTCTACTGCTTTTTCTGCATCCTTATTCTGGtgggaataaaataaaaaattctattctgCATAACTGCACTCATATTCCAGAAAATATTATTCTGAACATATGCTAATGTACCCAAAAGAAATACATACCACCGATGAATTTTCGCTCTGAGAAGCTGGTTTTGAAAACTGCCATCACCATTGAAGTCGCCGACGATAGTGCtcgattcaaattcaaatactTCAAAGcaattttagtttattatcTATGAAAGGATGAGCATTTGCGTACTAGTTCACAAACAATTGTTGATTCCTAGTCTAGCTGTAGCGTTTTCGACTATCATAACTACCATTTATTTTGTGAGTTGTACAAATTATCCAGTTAATTGTTACATATTAAGTTAGGTTTTTGACTCATGATAATTTGAACTGGGGAAATAAACACATAATAGGTTTGGTACAAGAAAAACATACGACACGCAACACATTTCTCCAAGTAAAATGAGATTTTCcataaataataatcaaattgGGAAAAATGCTAGGTGATGAGGCTTAACAAGTTTCAAATCGCGAATACTTGCGCGAGAACGCATAATATGCCTTAAAAAGTATTGAAAAAGTTAGCATGAAAAGTAGGGCTCCAAACACCCTAGAATGTGTGGTAATGAAGCACGGAATTAATTGGGTGAAGAGTTCATTACATGTCTAatgtatagtaaattattagaaaaataataaagaagatACATACTTTGATGACTTTGAGAAAAGATTTCTTTTTACagacaattaatatattttgcaAAATCCATACGACGGTACTTTTAAAAGCGAAAGAGTTTAAcatgcttataattttttagtcaTTAAATTGCCGCAAAATCAGCCCAACACTAGCAAAGAAAACTTAAGAAGACACATCGATAATAGTGTTGTATGAGTTTTAAGACGAGTTTTAAGAAAATCTGACGGTTAAAAAGttacaaatacaaatatttatGAGCTCAACTCTCCATATGACAAGGATTACGCGTATTGAGAAAGAAATGCGATAATTACAAATATACCCAGTTGAAAACCCCAGCACATGTCTTCGGATTTGTTCAAATATTTGGATTGTGAGTAAGATGGTAAAACCCAGGAGCATGCAATAACTTTTCCTTAATTTGGTGGTTGTAGCTGTAATTAACAGAACCACTCCAGTACTAGTCACATGGTCTCTGAGCAACCCTAGCTACTGATCATTAACAGCTTCTTCCTTCTCCACTAACCCTGCAAGGTCAATGCTAGGGCCCAGGTGTCACCTGGATGTTTATAACTTCATCCATATGTTAATAAATTTCATCTGATATTTTAGGTTACTTGTATAcaatagtcaaaaaaaaaaaaaaaaaaaaaaaaaaaaaaaaactgcatatcatgtatatatatcacCCATGTTATTCTACGCGAAAATACTACGAAGTCAACCAACAACTTACCATAAATAACAAAATCTCATTAACTGGTTAGAAATTTCATGTAGAATCACTGATAAAGAGAACCATCTTTCTGACTATTAGAAGTATAACTGTAAAAAGTACTATAAATGTGTCATATAAACTCGTCAACATATTAAGtgtttagatattttttaaaagtaaaaaaatctaGGTGGTCGTAGATGTCGAGTTAAAGAGACCAACATCTTATCCTGTGGCGGAAGATCAGAGTTagccgagtcacgttcgaaatagTGTGAGACTGAATTagatcgagtcatgttcgaaatagtATGAAACAAGTTGGGCCTAGTCACAACAATCGAGAATTATGAACGTTAAGTCTGTAGGCTATAagtaatttgattatatttttctaaccaCTTAGATTTTGAGATTAATTATTAGCGCTAACGATCCGACAATAGACTCATACAATTTATTCCTCTGCTTCTTTATAACGTTCTTCAAGGTCAAAATATTTATGGCGCGCTCTTCTGCGCCTAAAATGATCCCCTTCAAAATTTAATGTCCTCTGTGCTCTGCTCCTCTTTCATTACCACACCCCAACCCCTCCATTTCTCCACACCCCTCACATCACTCCACCACTTCTCCTCACAACACATTTTTGTTCAACAACTAACTAAACCCCTcaaacaccaccaccaccacctcctcctcctcctccccttcttCATATATTCCACCCCCATAAATCCTCTTTCTAAAGCACACACATTTTGTGTTGTCCCAAATTTGCTACAACATAAACCCCTCcccaaaaacaagaaaaaacacCACCATGCTCAATTccactctcttcctctctttcctcctcttcctcctcctacTGGCTTGTTCGATCACGGCGCTTACGCCGGACGGCGTATCGCTCCTCTCCTTCAAGTACGCCGTCCTCGACGACCCCCTCGCGGCGCTCGCCGACTGGGACTACGCCGACGACACCCCGTGCTCCTGGAACGGTGTCGTCTGCGCGGAATTCCCTGCAATcaccaacagcagcagcagcagcagagtgATCGGCCTGAGCCTCCCCAATGCTCAATTGCGAGGTGCCGTCGCGCCGGAGCTTGCGCTCATAGAGCACCTCCGCCGCCTCGACCTCTCCGGCAACGCACTCGCCGGTCCGGTCCCCGCGGAGCTCGCGCTCCTTCCCAATCTCACCACTCTCTCTCTGGCCAATAACTACTTCTACGGCGAGCTCCCCGCCGGCGTGTCGGATTCCCTCGAGGTGTTCGATGTGAGCTCCAACCTCATCAACGGCTCCCTCCCGCCGGGTCTCGGCACGGGGAGCCTCCGGTACCTGAATTTGTCGCACAACCGGATAAGCGGCACGGTACCGCCGGAGCTCGGTTCGGCGCTTCCCGCGAACGCCATGATCGACCTCTCGTTCAACAACCTCACCGGGCCAATTCCACAGGCCGGAGCTTTCACCGCACAGAATGCGGTTGCCTTTGCGGGGAATCCCGGTCTTTGTGGCTCGCCGCTTATCAAGAAATGCGCCATCTCCTCCTCGCTCTCCAACGCTCCTCCTAACAATGTCTCCGCCGCCACGGCAACTCCCCCGGTGTCCAAGGCCTTTGCGGCGATACCCGAGAGCCCGAATGCGGATTCCTTAGCTGGGAATGGCGGCGGTGGGGGATCGGCAAGGCCACGGGGGCTCAGGCCGACTACTATATTCGCGATCGCCGCTGGAGATTTCGTCGGAATCGGAGCACTCTTCGTAGTGTTCTTGTACATATATCAGGTGAAGAAGAGGAAGCATGAGAGTGAAGGGATTGAGACGAAGCAGGTTGAAACTGCCGCCGACGACGAGGAAAATGTGCAAGAGCTCGGCGGCGGCGTCTTTTCATGCTGCTTTAAAAAGCACGACTGCGGCTGCAGCGGCAGTGGCGACGGCGATGGCACCGAAGAGAGCTCAGAAACGTCGGCATATGCTGCGGCGGAAGCAATGAAAGGTGATGGAGAGCAAAAGGCTACACTAGTGTCTGTCGACGGAGAGACGGAGATAGAGCTCGAGACGCTACTGAAGGCGACGGCGTATGTAGTCGGAGCCGCCGAGCGGGGAATTGTCTACAAGGCAGTGCTCGTCGACGGGACGGCCTACGCGGTTCGACGGATCGGCGAGGGGAGAGGCGACGGCAGCGACAGCAGCAGCGGCATGGGGAAGTTTAGGGAATTCGAAGCGAATGTGCGCGCCATCGCGAAGCTCCGGCACCGGAATGTGCTTCGGCTCCGGGGGTTCTACTGGGGACCCCAGGAGAAGCTCCTCATCCATGACTTCGCGCCCAACGGTAGCCTCAACAACTACTCTTTCACCGGTAAGGACCTTTTTGCCCTTTTCATTTAAATGGAAATATTGCCGCGAACTAGGgaaattatagatttattttaagaagtttttaattattaggtattttcatttaaaagttGTTTCCATCGATTAGCTGATTGATTAAAGTTGATTTTATCTAAtgaaatgatcattttatttgttaattattaGGTATTTCAATTCACTTTTTCCCCCCCACCCGTATTTTACCTGTCATTTCTTAGGCGTACCACCTCTGAGTTTTTAACTCTTACCCAATTATACAaatctttaatattttaaatatttgataattaaaactttGCGGTTATAAATAATTACTTTTCGAAATATTCCCTCTTAGGAGGCACTTGGTTCTATTAAGTGTTTGTACTGTTGTTTAACAGATAAGGCGTGCTCGCCGTCCCCGTTCCACCTGAGCTTCGAAACACGGCTGAGGATCGCAAGGGGCGTCGCGAGAGGCCTCGCATTTCTTCACGATAAGAAGCATGTTCACGGCTACATAAAGCCGAGCAACATCTTGCTAGACGCCGACATGGAGCCGCTGATCAGCGACTTCGGCTTGGATCGTCTGTTTtctgtcagcagcagcagcagcagcagctccaAGCGGAGCATGTCGGCACGGATATTCGGAAGCAAGTGGTCTACAGCCGACCTCCCCGACCTATCAAGCCCGTGCGGCGGCAGCTCTTCCTCGTCTGCCACGCCGTACCATTCGCCAGAGATGACACAGAATCTGAAACTCAGTGCAAAGTCGGACGTGTACTCGTACGGAGTGGTTCTGTTGGAGCTGATCGCCGGGAGGGTGCTTTCGGAGGTTGAGGTGTGCCAATGGGAGTCCGGGTTTGCAGCACCACAAGCAGAGAAGAGCAGGGCTATGAGGATGGTGAATCCAGCGATGCGGGGAGCCGCCGAGGGGAGGGAAGAAGCTCTGCTCAGCTGCTTCAAGTTAGGGTTTTCTTGCTGCGCAGCGGCTCCGCAGAAGAGACCTGCTATGAAAGATGTTCTGCAAGTGTTAGAGAGGATATGCATTTGATAAGTTTAATTTCTCCTCTTTGCCATACAACAGTGGGAACAATTGCTTCCAAAATCTCACTGATAAGCTATTTTGCAATTTGTACTTCACTGAAATTGTAAAACTGTTCTCTTTGCCGCGGTATGATCCAATAGCTTTATATGTGCTTTTCTCGCGCACCAATCAACTTTTTCAGTACTTGTTTCCATAAACAAAGCAACCACATGATAACATTATAAAAAGAGGTGAAAACATACCTTCTACGAGCGAAGGATGATCCACATTAGATGTTCATTTCTGACAAGTAAAATTTTGCTTCTCCGGTGGTAGCTCACTAGAATGTTAAACTTAAAGTATCATTGAGCTTGTTGCATAGGAAAACTATGTAATAGCCTATACATCACAATACAATATTAAACCGAACAACATAAATAACTTCTGATACAAACAGTAACGCACATTCCTACATATTTCCACTGATTTCTTGCATTAAACCATATTCAATGAGTGAATACCTGATGCAAACCTAAGGCCTAGGACAGGATGCTGCATCAACTAGTTTCGTCCTCCCACTTACTATTGCTAATTGTATATTAGCAATGAATGGGTGATATACAAGCTTGAGCCCATCAGTCCCCGAGTAATCACAACAATACTGCAAATGATATCTTCCTCCTGGTCTTCCTTCTGACCAGTCGAAACTGGGTTCAAAATTTCGAGGAATAAAATGA encodes the following:
- the LOC109720336 gene encoding protein DCL, chloroplastic isoform X1; its protein translation is MAFAAALLLARGAPLLLLRWSARAPRAGAGAAALGAARRHLSALSTADDLPPPAPPPHVDGGVGAPLGAKGPAPPSLSKAWADEPGFRRWKDKEAEILSDIGPIIALTKNILHSNSRYRDGEHLSAEDQKAVVEKLLAYHPHSEDKIGCGLNSVMVDRHPQFRYSRCLFVVRNDGGWIDFSYQKCLRAYIREKYPSHAERFIREHFKRN
- the LOC109720336 gene encoding protein DCL, chloroplastic isoform X2; translated protein: MAFAAALLLARGAPLLLLRWSARAPRAGAGAAALGAARRHLSALSTADDLPPPAPPPHVDGGVGAPLGAKGPAPPSLSKAWADEPGFRRWKDKEAEILSDIGPIIALTKNILHSNRYRDGEHLSAEDQKAVVEKLLAYHPHSEDKIGCGLNSVMVDRHPQFRYSRCLFVVRNDGGWIDFSYQKCLRAYIREKYPSHAERFIREHFKRN
- the LOC109720746 gene encoding pentatricopeptide repeat-containing protein At1g79540 encodes the protein MRWARAHPHSLLRRSNPHHLHLLLHPIATISLSAELSLTESLVSLLHSLVRSGVVLLAMAVYNRMIKSDCRPNRATYNILMDGLCKAGMADDALALFDEMLGRGIPPNTAIYTVFLSSLCKAGKLDEASGLLHSMRRKGCGPDAITYNALLSGFCKLGRIDEAFQHLESFREEGGFVLGLSGYSCLIDGLFRAGQFDEACRHYREMLERNVAPDVVLYTIMIRGHAEAGRIEDAFAFLGEMSNRGLVPDTFCYNTLIKGLCDAGYLDRARSLRLEISQNDRFPDSATYTIMICGLCKEGLVHEAQQIFDEMGKLGCYPTVMTFNALINGFCKAGKLEEARILFYKMEMGRNPSLFLRLSHGANQVRDSESLRRLVEEMCQSGLVLKAYKLLRGIIDSGVVPDVVTYNILINGLCKVGNPDGALKLFKELQMKGHSPDAVTYGTLIDGLMKAHREDDAFMVFQHILRGGSTPSLSIYSTLMRTLCRKKRISQAVNLWLNYLSQQCQNPQEAGVVAAVRKHFEDGELEEVIRGLIDMDRKHGSVRPFPYTIWLIGFCQARKVEDALRIFNILRELDIDVTPPSCVLLINCLCRTRDLSSALDVMLYALRKGFNFMQPVGNRLLKRLCVDNRKQAAKALAWRMHLAGYDMDAYLRDTTKVLLYNH
- the LOC109720023 gene encoding probable LRR receptor-like serine/threonine-protein kinase At4g37250, producing the protein MLNSTLFLSFLLFLLLLACSITALTPDGVSLLSFKYAVLDDPLAALADWDYADDTPCSWNGVVCAEFPAITNSSSSSRVIGLSLPNAQLRGAVAPELALIEHLRRLDLSGNALAGPVPAELALLPNLTTLSLANNYFYGELPAGVSDSLEVFDVSSNLINGSLPPGLGTGSLRYLNLSHNRISGTVPPELGSALPANAMIDLSFNNLTGPIPQAGAFTAQNAVAFAGNPGLCGSPLIKKCAISSSLSNAPPNNVSAATATPPVSKAFAAIPESPNADSLAGNGGGGGSARPRGLRPTTIFAIAAGDFVGIGALFVVFLYIYQVKKRKHESEGIETKQVETAADDEENVQELGGGVFSCCFKKHDCGCSGSGDGDGTEESSETSAYAAAEAMKGDGEQKATLVSVDGETEIELETLLKATAYVVGAAERGIVYKAVLVDGTAYAVRRIGEGRGDGSDSSSGMGKFREFEANVRAIAKLRHRNVLRLRGFYWGPQEKLLIHDFAPNGSLNNYSFTDKACSPSPFHLSFETRLRIARGVARGLAFLHDKKHVHGYIKPSNILLDADMEPLISDFGLDRLFSVSSSSSSSSKRSMSARIFGSKWSTADLPDLSSPCGGSSSSSATPYHSPEMTQNLKLSAKSDVYSYGVVLLELIAGRVLSEVEVCQWESGFAAPQAEKSRAMRMVNPAMRGAAEGREEALLSCFKLGFSCCAAAPQKRPAMKDVLQVLERICI